The Parafrankia irregularis genome contains the following window.
GACGGAGACGGCGACGGCGGAGGTGAGGTTTTCGGCGCGGGTGCGGGCACCTGGTAGGGGCCTGTGCTCCCATGGCCGGTGGCCGGGCCGGAGGTCGGAGCGTACGGCGGCAGAGGCGGCGCCGGCCTGGCCGGTGCGGGCGGGACCGGCGTCGGTGGGGGAGGCGTAGCTGAGTGCGGTGGCGGTGCCACCGGGAAGGCGGCCGCGGCCCTTTCGGGGTGATCGGGCTCGGCGCGGGCATCCGGCGAGGTCGGCGCAGCGTCTGGGATGGGCAGACGCACCGGCCCGGTGGCGTGCCCGTGGTGCTGCGCGGGGGTGCGGTACGTACCGGTGCCGGGGTCGGACGCCGGCCAGCGGCGGTCGTCGTCGTAGCCGCCGTAGTTGTCGTGGCTGCCGGAGCCGTCGTATTCGCCAGAGCCGTCGTAGGTGTCGTAGCCGTCGTATTCGCCAGAGCCGTCGTAGGTGTCGTAGCCGTCGTATTCGCCAGAGCCGTCGTAGGTGTCGTAGCCGTCGTATTCGCCGGAGCCGTCGTCGACCGGCCCCTCGTCGTGGCCGTCTTCGTAGCCGTGGCCGTGGTCTTCGTAGCCGGCTGGCCCGTCGCCATGATCGTCGTCATGGTCGTCGTAGCCGGCCGGGCTGTAGGACGGGGTGCTTGCCCAGGGCGGGCGCGGGACTGCGGTGCCGCGCGATCCTCCGGCCTGGATGCGGAACATCGCCAGCATCGCCGCGTACTCGGCCGCGGCAAGGGTCTGGGCGTTGACCTCGACGCCGAGCACGCCGAGCGACATCCGGGCGTCGGGCCGGACGTCGAAGCGCCAGCGTGCCGCCGGGCTGTCACCGACCATCAGCACACCGACGGTGTGGTCGCGCCCGCCCGCGAGCCTGGCCAGCCGCTCGGCATGGGCCGGCGCCGGCGGGCCGGCCAGGACCAGCAGGTCCGGCGACCACTCCGACGGGGCGGTCGGCGACTGCCGCCCACGCAGGGCGGCGCCCGGCTCGGCGCCCCAGGCGGTGTCCCGTGGTTCGCGGGCTTCCAGCTCGTCCAGGATGTCGGCCAGGCTGGACGAGGTACGCAGCCGTCCCGGCGCGATCGGGCTGGGGTCGTCGGCGAAGCCGACGAGGCAGACCCGCAGGTCGTCGGACCAGATGTTCGTCGCCAGCTCGACCGCGACGGAGATCGCGGCCTCGCTGGCCACCGCCGGATCCCCGGTGAGGGCGATCATGCCGGGGGCGCCTTCGAGATCGACGAGGATGCGGCAGCCGGTGTCGTCACGCCCGACGGTGACGAGTGCCGGGTAGGGCGCCGGGACGTCCGCTGACAGGCTGGCGCTGGCCTCGAAGGGGAGCCCGTCCGGTGCGTCGGGGTTGCGTTCGATGCGCCACGAGCCGGGGTTGTTGCCGACCTGCCAGGGACTCGGCGGGGGTTTGGCGACGGCGGGCGCCATGTGCAGGACGAGAGCGGAGTCGGTGAGGATCGCCGCGTACACGGGTGGCAGTTCTCGGCCGCGGGCGGTCAGCCCGGCGGAAAGCAGCCGGAGTGACCGGTCGACGAATCGGGCGGAGGGCAGGTCCGCGGCGAGCCGCAGGGCGTGCTCGACCTCGGCGGAGAACGGGTCGGCGTTGGCGTCGCTCGATCTGCGCCTGGTCAGCGCGGTGAGAACGCCGGCGGCGAGCAGTGCGGCACCGCTGATTCCCCGCCCGCCGCCGATCCGGCCCGAAGCCGCGCGGTTGGCCGCTGAGGCCGATGCCGCACCTGTTCGGTCGTCGTGACCGCCGCGTTGGCCCCCGGGCCCGGTCGTTGCCGTCCTTCCCGCTGGCCCTGGTGCGGTTGTGGGGCCGGTCGAGGCCGCCGGCGCGGTGGTTCCGCCGGCGGCTGCGGCCTGGGATTCGTAGCCGGGGCCGTAGTGCTGGCCCGGTCGATGGTCAGCCGGACCTGGTGCGCCGGTCCAGCCGCCCGCGGTGCTCGGCCCGCCGGCCGTGGCGCCCGGCCAGCCCGTGCCCACGGGCCCGGTCTGCTGGGAGCCGGTTGCCCCTGCCGCACCACTGCCGCTGGTACCCGGGGCGGTGGGCCCGGTGTGGGCCGTCGGTTGGCTCGTCTCGGCCTCGCGCTGGGCGGCGAAATGAGAATGGACCTCGTGGACCCAGGAGGCTTCGCGGTGTGGGACCCGGATCGTCCGGACCTCCTCGCCCGCGGCGTCTGGGGGGAGCAGCAGCACCCAGCCGGGGGCCACGAGTGAGGGCGCGCTGAGCACCTGCCCGTCCGGCTGGATGCGACCCTCGTTGAGGGTGAAGAGCTCGCGGTAGCGGAGGCTGTCGCCGAGCAACCGCCGGGCGATCGCCCAGAGGGTGTCGTGCTGGCGCCCGTCGGCCGGGCGAACCTCGCAGAACTTGACGTCGACGCCGTCCGGGAAGAGATCGGCGGGACTCTCCTCGCCCGCGGTCAGCTCGCGTGGTGCGGACGCATGCTCATCCCACCGGAAACGCCGCGCCGGGACCGTGGCGGACGCGGGGCCCCCGGCCACGTCACCGGTCGGGCGCTGCATGATCGGCATCGGCCCGGTCGAAGCCGGGGAGGGCACGGCGTGGGCCGACCCGGTGGTCGCGGCGTAGGCCGACCCGGTGGTGCTGACGATGGCGCGGCTCCGGGGGGCGAGTGATCCGGATCCGCTCCTCGGCCTGCTGTGCCCGTCCCCGGTACCAGCTGCGCTTTCCACCGCGGGTGGCGATGCCGGCGGCCGCGACGCCGGTGGCTGCGATGCCGACGGCCGCGACGCCGGTGGCTGCGCGGACGGCTTCTGCGTGGACGGCTTCTGCGCGGGCAGTGACGTGGAGGTCGACGAGGGAGTTGCCGCAGCCGTGGCCGTCGGGGCTGTAGGTGTCGATGCGGGTGCCGCTGCGGGCAGCGCGGGGCGCGCCTGGGGTGTCGCCGGATGGCTCCGGTTCGGCTGGGCAGCGGTGAGGCCACGGGCAAGCCGTGAGATCGCGGCCGGATCCGATCGGCGCAGCCGGCCGGTCGCCGCCGCCACCTCCCCCGCCGTCACCTGATCCGGCGCTGTCTGCGCCGCCGACACCGAGCTCTGGTCATCGCCGGAGCCACGGCTCCGCCGGCCAGCCCCGGAACCGTCGGGACGGGGCAGCTCGGGCGCCGGCCCTCCCACCCTCGGTGCACCTCGGTGCGCGGCGCCGCGCCGGGCAGCCGAGCGACCGCGAGGGGGTGCCGTGCTGCGCGGTGTGGCGCCGCGTGGTGTGGCCAGCGGTAGCAGGTCACCTACCAGCCTGCGGGCCAGCAGCTGGCTGCCGCCACCGAACGGAATGCGTGGGGCAAGGCCCGTCTCCCGCCGCTCGGCCCGCCATTCGGCGATGACGCAGACGACGAAATGAGCCCAGATCAGCCATGCCGCCAGAACCATTAGGCGCAGCAGGTTGGCCGCACCGAACTCACCGGTGAACGCTCCGGAATCACCGAAGGCGGCGGACAGCGGAGTGCCGCTGAGTATGAGGAGGAGGACGGGCACGGCAATACCGAGAGCCAGCAGCAGCGCAGCGGCCGAACCGCTGCCCCGGCGTGCGCCAGCGCCGGCTGAGCCACCTGTTGGACTGCGTGTGGCCTGACCTGCTGGATGACCCGTGGCGTGGCCTGCTACACGGCCCGTAGCACGGCCCGCTGGTGGTCGCGAACTGCCTGTCTCCCCCACACTGTAACAGTCCACCACGTCTGGTCTCACTACAGGTCATATTTCACTCTGCTGGGCGCGGCGTTCACACGAATGACACCGGCTTGCTGACTCTGGCGACTCGTCGCTGCGGCGTGCTGGCGCACCGTGTGCAGGCGATACGCGCTCTTGGGACTGAAGGCACTGGATGCACCACTGCGTCAACCGTTGTCCGAATGATCCATATTTGTGGTGATTATGCATGCTTTTGCCAGCTGGATCGTTTGAGTCGCGGGGCTGACGCCGACGTGCTGAAGTTCGAAACCAATACAGATGAGTGTTCCGAGCGTCGGGATCCCGCAAGAGTCGTACGTACCGAGGTACTGACTCGCAGGTCAGGGCAGAGCAGAGGGCAGGACGGCCAGGGTGCAGAGGCATACAACGGGGCGGCGGGGGAAACCTCCCCGCTTCTCCATAGCCGTGCCGGACAGCTGGTTCGTGCTGGATACCCAGGCCGCCCGCAGCACGGCGGCGATCGCCCGGATGGCCACGGAGCGGGCGCGTGGCCATCCACTGCTGGCAGGGCGGGAACCCACCGTCGCCCGGATTCTGCATGACGCCGCGACCCGCGCCGAAAGTGCCGGGGCGGCCTACTGCGCCGTCATGATCGAGGACGTCCGCGGCATCGGCCTGTCCGCCAGTGTCATGGTCTGCGTCCTGCCGACCGACCGGCACATACCCGACCTCCCTCGGCAGGAACGCCCTGCCTCCGACGACGCCGAGGCGGGGGAGCGTCGGCGCTGGCGTCGCGTCGGCGCCGTGGACCTGCCGGCTGTCGGCCTGGCCACCCGGACCGTGCGGCTCGAGCCGCAGCGGTCGACGGACGGCGCGGAGATCTCCCACCTGGTGATGCGGACGACGGTCCCGGTCCCGGGGCATGACCGGATAGCGGTGATCGCCTGCGCCAGTCCGAACACGGCCCTGGCGGTGGCGCTGCACGACCTGTTCGACGCCGTGACCGCGACGTTCACCTTCGTCCACGAGATGCCGTGACCGCGATGCGGTTTGTCAGCGTGCGTAGTACTCGACGACGAGCTGTTCGTCGCAGACCACCGGGATCTCCGGCCGGCTTGGTCGCCGGCTGAGCACGGCCAGCAGCGCGCCGCGGTCGACGTCGAGGTATGCGGGCGGCGGAGCCCCGGTCGGCTGGGTCTCGGCCACGATCCGGAATGGCGCCATGGTGCGGCTGCGGGTGGTGACGGTGATGACATCGCCGGGTTGGACGCGGAAACCGGGACGGTCCACCCGACCTCCGTTCACCTGGATGTGCCGGTGGCTGACGAACTGGCGAGCCTGGTAGATCGTCTTGGCGAAGCCGGCTCGCAGGACGACCGCGTCCAGGCGGGTCTCCAGATCTTCGATGAGCAGGTGGCCGGTGCGTCCCGTCCCACGATCAGCCTCGTCGAACGCCCGCCGGAGCTGCTTCTCGCTGATGTGGTACTGGAAGCGCAGCCGCTGCTTCTCCCGCAGCCGCTCCTTGTAGGGCGACATCGTCTTGCGCCCGCGGCCGTGCGGGCCGGGCGGGTAGGGCCGGTTCTCGAAGTAGCGGGCCGCCTTGTCGGTCAGCGGCATCCCGATGCTGCGGCTGAGCTTGGCGACGGGCTTGTGGCGCACCGCATCCTCCTTTAGGTTAGGTGTCCCTTAAATTAGGCAAACCTAACCATAGTGGATCGACTGGTGGTGGAGCAGGTGGCGGACGGCACGATTGATCGGCCCGGGGCAACGCACGGGACGTGGGGCGAGGGGCCTGCGGACGTCCTCGCGGCGACCAGGTGGGCAGCGCGCGAGCTGATTCGCGTCGCGCCGTACGGCAGCCTTGTCCTGTGGGGTGGGCGCCTGGTGCATGGCCTGCGCTTCGCGGTCATCGCCTCCGCGGGGATGTCCACGCTCGGGCCGGGGGCATACGACCTGGGCCCCGGCGGGGCCGCACCCACGGACGCCATCCCCGCTGATCTCGTCATGGCCGATCCGGCGCCGGTCGGGGCCACTCACGCCGGCCCTGTTCCGGCGGAACCGAACCTGTTCGAGCAGTTCGCGGCCGTCCCGGCGACCCGCCTCGTGATGCTGGCCCCGTTCTCGGTCGGACGTCTGCTGGGCACCGAGGACCAGGCCTGCCGGTTCCAGATCTGCGGGCCGGTGTCAGCGGACGGCTGTGAATGGGTCTCGGTCGCCCTGGCCGGATGGGTCGCGCCGGTGCCAGGCGGGGCCGTTTCGGAGCTCGCGCAGGCGTTCACCGATCGGCACCCGACACCGGACCTGCTCGATCTCGGCAGCGTGTGGATGCTCCTGGAGCTCGATCTCGCCGAGGCCACGGTTCGGACGAGGTCCAGGTGCATCCAGCTGGACACCGCAGACGTCGTGGCCCTGCTGAACGATCACCTGCATCAGCACGAGCACGAGCACGATCTAGCCCATGCCCGTGACCCGGACGGCGATCACACCGCAGGCCGCGAACACGATGCGGGACGAGGCCCGCAGGCCTGACATGAGGCTTCCCGCGGGCGCGGCGGCCTGAGCGCCGGTGCCGTGGGGGCCGGTGGCGGGACGCTGGGCCGTGCCGTCCCGCCACCGCTCGAACAACGGGTCAGCCCGCTGCCTGGATGTCGATCTGGATCTCGGCGAGCCGAACCCGCAGTCGGTCCAGCTGGGTGTGCAGATCGGTCAGGGTTCGTTCGTAGGCGGGCCAGATCGAGGTACGGAACTCCGCTGCTG
Protein-coding sequences here:
- the rpsD gene encoding 30S ribosomal protein S4, with amino-acid sequence MRHKPVAKLSRSIGMPLTDKAARYFENRPYPPGPHGRGRKTMSPYKERLREKQRLRFQYHISEKQLRRAFDEADRGTGRTGHLLIEDLETRLDAVVLRAGFAKTIYQARQFVSHRHIQVNGGRVDRPGFRVQPGDVITVTTRSRTMAPFRIVAETQPTGAPPPAYLDVDRGALLAVLSRRPSRPEIPVVCDEQLVVEYYAR